A window of the Helianthus annuus cultivar XRQ/B chromosome 4, HanXRQr2.0-SUNRISE, whole genome shotgun sequence genome harbors these coding sequences:
- the LOC110937133 gene encoding myosin-binding protein 1, producing the protein MGLKNNNSSSLQSPNNYFHRLSKALQFAVSEWLLMFLLFIDACFTYLIAKFASYSQLQGPCVLCSRYDHVLAKDKTGIYWDSFCNHHKSEISSLVITSHVNGICENCLVNNNRFNDETFRLQNHDSSGSRICFCCNEQYGSRDHVKNLLPTNSLHSHASESLITNAEHAKNEKNIFVDESLESCISIHSEKNLTARSSEVEYPKDDDVNAGNVLELPVPDIVPDIIPEVHLKADSHFEFSDIHNDSATVATRDIDEVKCQNDEIKEAISPINEPVSFDEVSSSSNAKIPADDFLETINPPITNEVIKDPATTNGHQISNQLDLGDAYKLAIGTKGRQLSGKLLDLKSFNNSSARIGEDLKILLSHRSNDSLISPKLSFNSDELTGLQLLQRRISLERNESNISLDGSIVSEIEGESVVDRLRRQVEHDKKLMGVLYQELEEERNASAVATNQAMAMITRLQEEKAALYTEALQSLRMMEEQAEYDNEALQKANDIIEEKDKQIRELEELLRKTSEDVRE; encoded by the exons ATGGGTCTGAAGAATAATAACTCATCATCTTTACAGTCACCCAATAATTATTTCCACAGGCTTTCAAAGGCTTTACAGTTTGCAGTTTCTGAATGGCTGCTCATGTTTTTGTTATTCATTGATGCATGTTTCACTTACTTGATTGCAAAATTTGCATCTTACTCTCAGCTTCAAGGTCCATGTGTATTATGCTCAAGATATGATCATGTTCTTGCAAAGGACAAAACAGGAATTTACTGGGATTCATTCTGTAATCATCATAAGTCTGAGATTTCATCTCTGGTTATTACTTCCCATGTTAACGGAATATGTGAAAATTGTCTAGTGAACAACAACAGGTTCAACGATGAAACTTTTCGGTTACAAAATCATGATTCTTCGGGTTCGAGAATCTGTTTTTGTTGCAATGAACAATATGGTTCAAGAGACCATGTGAAAAACTTGCTTCCTACTAATTCGTTACATTCACATGCTTCTGAATCGTTGATTACAAACGCTGAGCATGCTAAGAATGAAAAGAACATTTTTGTGGACGAATCTCTCGAATCTTGTATTTCTATTCATAGTGAAAAGAATCTAACTGCTCGTTCATCGGAGGTTGAATATCCGAAAGATGATGATGTTAATGCCGGCAATGTATTAGAGCTCCCGGTTCCTGATATTGTTCCTGATATTATTCCGGAGGTTCATTTGAAGGCTGATTCGCATTTTGAATTTTCCGATATTCACAACGATTCTGCTACTGTCGCAACACGTGATATAGATGAAGTTAAATGTCAGAATGATGAAATTAAGGAAGCTATATCTCCGATTAATGAACCGGTCTCCTTTGATGAGGTTTCGTCATCGAGCAATGCCAAAATTCCTGCTGATGACTTTCTAGAGACAA TCAATCCTCCAATAACCAATGAAGTGATCAAAGACCCTGCAACTACAAACGGTCACCAAATATCAAACCAATTAGATCTCGGTGATGCGTATAAGCTTGCTATAGGCACCAAAGGAAGACAACTCTCCGGGAAGCTTCTAGACCTGAAATCATTCAATAATTCTTCAGCGAGAATCGGTGAAGACTTAAAGATATTATTATCACACAGATCTAACGACAGTCTAATAAGCCCCAAGTTATCTTTTAACAGCGATGAATTAACGGGTTTGCAGTTACTTCAAAGAAGAATCTCTTTGGAAAGAAACGAGTCTAATATTTCGTTAGACGGTAGTATTGTGAGCGAAATTGAAGGGGAATCTGTGGTTGATAGATTACGAAGACAAGTTGAACACGATAAGAAACTTATGGGTGTTTTATATCAAGAGTTGGAAGAAGAACGAAACGCATCGGCTGTTGCTACGAATCAAGCAATGGCTATGATCACTCGGTTACAAGAGGAAAAGGCTGCACTTTATACGGAAGCTTTACAATCTTTAAGGATGATGGAAGAACAAGCGGAGTATGATAATGAAGCGTTACAAAAAGCGAATGATATtattgaagaaaaagataaacagATTCGAGAGTTGGAAGAGTTACTTAGAAAGACGTCTGAAGATGTTAGAGAATGA